A region of Pristiophorus japonicus isolate sPriJap1 chromosome 32, sPriJap1.hap1, whole genome shotgun sequence DNA encodes the following proteins:
- the LOC139240545 gene encoding probable G-protein coupled receptor 139, with protein MVILSRGMCGLSKCVTRYLVAMAAADLLVVITDLILRQIPIAHHLYFVQRIPLCNIHAVLLYAATDCSVWFTVTFTFDRFVAICCQKLKTKYCTEKTAAMVLVTVTLLSFLKSIFWYFMYVPWYTLSNTHWFCYVSALVMVSDLWATLELLHYILNPCIPFVLILLLNALTIRHILVASRARRRLRDHSSEGIPSDIEMERRMKSIILLLVISWNFIMLWAVFLFFSIWNRILHLGYDIIHVSYYIKEIGFMLQLLSCCTNTYIYAMTQSKFREQLKNVVKCPSFFIVKIIKR; from the coding sequence ATGGTGATCCTGTCTCGTGGaatgtgcggtctctccaaatgcgtCACACGCTacttggtggccatggcagcggcagatCTGCTGGTCGTTATCACcgacctgatattgaggcagatTCCAATTGCTCATCATCTGTATTTTGTGCAGCGAATCcccctgtgtaatatccacgccgtcctgctttatgcagccacagactgttctgtctggttcaccgtcactttcacatttgatcgattcgtggcaatttgttgccagaagctgaaaactaaatattgcactgaGAAAACCGCGGCTATGGTTCTTGTAACAGTGACTTTGCTAAGTTTTTTAAAGAGcattttctggtactttatgtatgtaCCTTGGTACACGTTGAGCAATACACACTGGTTCTGTTACGTAAGTGCTCTTGTCATGGTTTCAGATTTGTGGGCAACACTCGAGCTTCTTCATTATATTCTAAACCCGTGCatcccatttgttctgatcctgctACTCAATGCTTTAActatcagacacattttagtggccagcagagctcgcaggagactccgggatCACAGCAGCGAGGGGATTCCCAGTGACATAGAGATGGAGAGACGcatgaaatccatcattttactgctcgTTATCTCGTGGAATTTCATAATGTTATGGGCTGTGTTTTTGTTCTTTTCTATTTGGAACCGGATTTTGCATTTAGGTTATGATATTATACATGTATCTTACTACATAAAAGAAATAGGattcatgctccagctcctgagttgctgcacaaacacttaTATTTATGCTATGACACAgagtaagttcagagagcagttgaagaatgtggtaaAATGTCCGTCTTTCTTCATTGTTAAAATCATTAAAAGATGA